The following proteins are co-located in the Carassius auratus strain Wakin chromosome 7, ASM336829v1, whole genome shotgun sequence genome:
- the cirop gene encoding leishmanolysin-like peptidase isoform X2 has translation MLFKSRICIGILLLPWFPCTWEKCIFDQVQRSIKVVSPPTGQYASAHWSMRETTSEENPAPHSSKHQRPKRAEIHVESMTAPQPIRIKIWVPSESPALTELESERLMPAVDEAVGEVSSLLSVRPVQHSLLLNRDINKYCKFIWRNSSTVNHMKCGRANENYRFESCLGVIIPDEHLNGCAVYPHPEHPVRTMLRSEGTGVPETDFLLYVFTHSTEKCQAESGILAYAAHCQSDSEGHPVAGAMIICRETLSMERYTHEHFVQTVIHELFHVLGFSKDLFSQWKDCSLSSQAGVYCWSHGQVTSTDEMGQVRLYSPTVIREMQKHLNSTHPDLGAPLENKDAGSDGLSSHWETRVLQGSIMAALLVEPSLIRIDPITLAALQDMGWYSVNFSRAQSLVWGEGEGHRFGSVSTCNSSAFFCKDSGLGCHYLHFHKGKCLTDQYLDGCQIFKPLGNASECWKEENQGSGMKGSGEIYGSDSRCFISNLTRLNNVTSSAAVAGHCYRHRCTGINKYQIRVMDSDWLDCPAGKSIEVSGYQGLIFCPDNRICKYSDLAPPTSRQKADDLINAGTSIESDDVMEKDMSTPHPSFMHRSSVTVSEAEVIVAAVLSIISAFSLLSAGVLIYRKCSSARVRVHAASEPSFRPQTPPTQCIRRN, from the exons ATGCTTTTTAAGTCTCGTATTTGTATTGGCATTTTACTGTTGCCATGGTTTCCATGTACTTGGGAGAAGTGCATCTTTGACCAAGTTCAGAGATCAATCAAAGTTGTGTCCCCGCCCACTGGTCAATACGCCTCTGCTCATTGGTCTATGAGAGAAACTACGTCAGAGGAAAATCCAGCGCCCCACAGTTCGAAACATCAAAGACCTAAAAGAGCAGAGATACATGTGGAATCCATGACGGCTccacaaccaatcagaatcaagatcTGGGTCCCCTCAGAAAGCCCCGCCCTCACAGAATTGGAGTCAGAGAGATTAATGCCTGCCGTCGATGAGGCTGTGGGTGAAGTTTCAAGTTTATTGTCAG TGAGGCCAGTTCAACACAGTCTGCTGCTGAACAGAGACATAAACAAATACTGCAAGTTCATCTGGAGAAACAGCAGCACTGTTAACCACatgaa ATGTGGCAGAGCCAATGAAAACTACAGATTCGAGAGCTGCCTTGGCGTAATT ATCCCAGATGAGCACCTGAATGGCTGTGCTGTTTATCCACATCCTGAGCACCCAGTCCGGACAATGCTGAGGTCAGAGGGGACTGGAGTTCCTGAGACTGACTTCCTGTTGTATGTGTTCACTCACAGCACAGAGAAATGCCAAGCAGAG TCTGGTATACTGGCTTATGCTGCTCACTGTCAGAGCGACTCAGAGGGGCATCCTGTGGCTGGGGCCATGATCATCTGTAGAGAGACACTCAGTATGGAAAGATACACACATGAGCATTTTGTGCAG ACAGTGATCCATGAGCTCTTCCACGTGTTGGGGTTCAGTAAAGATCTCTTCAGCCAATGGAAGGATTGTTCTCTCTCCTCTCAGG CTGGCGTATACTGCTGGTCTCATGGTCAGGTGACCAGCACAGATGAGATGGGCCAGGTTAGACTGTATTCTCCTACTGTGATCAGAGAAATGCAGAAACACCTCAACTCTACCCACCCTGACCTTGGAGCTCCGCTAGAGAACAAG gaTGCTGGTTCAGATGGTCTCTCGTCACACTGGGAGACTCGTGTGCTTCAGGGTTCCATTATGGCAGCTTTACTGGTGGAACCGTCACTGATTCGGATCGATCCCATCACACTTGCTGCCCTCCAGGACATGGGCTGGTATTCAGTGAACTTCAGTCGAGCTCAGAGCTTGGTGTGGGGAGAAG gtGAAGGCCATCGGTTTGGGTCGGTCTCTACCTGCAATTCTTCTGCTTTCTTTTGTAAAGACAG TGGATTAGGTTGTCATTACCTTCACTTCCACAAGGGGAAGTGTCTTACTGATCAGTACCTGGATGGCTGCCAGATTTTCAAACCCCTGGGTAATGCT AGTGAGTGCTGGAAAGAGGAGAATCAGGGGAGTGGAATGAAAGGGAGTGGAGAGATTTATGGCTCGGACAGCCGCTGTTTTATTTCCAACCTCACCAGACTG AATAACGTGACCAGTAGTGCAGCGGTGGCAGGTCATTGTTACAGACACAGGTGCACAGGAATAAACAAATATCAAATTCGGgtgatggattctgattggttggatTGTCCAGCAGGAAAGAGCATCGAG GTGTCTGGTTATCAGGGTTTAATCTTCTGTCCAGACAACAGAATATGTAAATATTCTGATTTAGCTCCTCCTACATCAAGACAAAAGGCAGATGACCTAATAAACGCGGGCACATCCATTGAGAG TGATGATGTGATGGAGAAAGACATGTCCACTCCTCATCCCAGCTTCATGCATCGCTCCTCCGTCACAGTGTCTGAGGCAGAGGTCATTGTGGCAGCAGTGCTGAGCATCATATCTGCTTTCTCTCTACTGTCTGCTGGAGTGCTCATCTACAGGAAGTGTTCATCAGCCAGGGTCAGAGTACATGCTGCCAGTGAGCCTTCATTCAGGCCACAGACGCCTCCCACCCAATGCATCAGAAGGAACTGA
- the cirop gene encoding leishmanolysin-like peptidase isoform X1 has product MLFKSRICIGILLLPWFPCTWEKCIFDQVQRSIKVVSPPTGQYASAHWSMRETTSEENPAPHSSKHQRPKRAEIHVESMTAPQPIRIKIWVPSESPALTELESERLMPAVDEAVGEVSSLLSVRPVQHSLLLNRDINKYCKFIWRNSSTVNHMKCGRANENYRFESCLGVIIPDEHLNGCAVYPHPEHPVRTMLRSEGTGVPETDFLLYVFTHSTEKCQAESGILAYAAHCQSDSEGHPVAGAMIICRETLSMERYTHEHFVQTVIHELFHVLGFSKDLFSQWKDCSLSSQAGVYCWSHGQVTSTDEMGQVRLYSPTVIREMQKHLNSTHPDLGAPLENKDAGSDGLSSHWETRVLQGSIMAALLVEPSLIRIDPITLAALQDMGWYSVNFSRAQSLVWGEGEGHRFGSVSTCNSSAFFCKDSGLGCHYLHFHKGKCLTDQYLDGCQIFKPLGNASECWKEENQGSGMKGSGEIYGSDSRCFISNLTRLNNVTSSAAVAGHCYRHRCTGINKYQIRVMDSDWLDCPAGKSIEVSGYQGLIFCPDNRICKYSDLAPPTSRQKADDLINAGTSIESSDDVMEKDMSTPHPSFMHRSSVTVSEAEVIVAAVLSIISAFSLLSAGVLIYRKCSSARVRVHAASEPSFRPQTPPTQCIRRN; this is encoded by the exons ATGCTTTTTAAGTCTCGTATTTGTATTGGCATTTTACTGTTGCCATGGTTTCCATGTACTTGGGAGAAGTGCATCTTTGACCAAGTTCAGAGATCAATCAAAGTTGTGTCCCCGCCCACTGGTCAATACGCCTCTGCTCATTGGTCTATGAGAGAAACTACGTCAGAGGAAAATCCAGCGCCCCACAGTTCGAAACATCAAAGACCTAAAAGAGCAGAGATACATGTGGAATCCATGACGGCTccacaaccaatcagaatcaagatcTGGGTCCCCTCAGAAAGCCCCGCCCTCACAGAATTGGAGTCAGAGAGATTAATGCCTGCCGTCGATGAGGCTGTGGGTGAAGTTTCAAGTTTATTGTCAG TGAGGCCAGTTCAACACAGTCTGCTGCTGAACAGAGACATAAACAAATACTGCAAGTTCATCTGGAGAAACAGCAGCACTGTTAACCACatgaa ATGTGGCAGAGCCAATGAAAACTACAGATTCGAGAGCTGCCTTGGCGTAATT ATCCCAGATGAGCACCTGAATGGCTGTGCTGTTTATCCACATCCTGAGCACCCAGTCCGGACAATGCTGAGGTCAGAGGGGACTGGAGTTCCTGAGACTGACTTCCTGTTGTATGTGTTCACTCACAGCACAGAGAAATGCCAAGCAGAG TCTGGTATACTGGCTTATGCTGCTCACTGTCAGAGCGACTCAGAGGGGCATCCTGTGGCTGGGGCCATGATCATCTGTAGAGAGACACTCAGTATGGAAAGATACACACATGAGCATTTTGTGCAG ACAGTGATCCATGAGCTCTTCCACGTGTTGGGGTTCAGTAAAGATCTCTTCAGCCAATGGAAGGATTGTTCTCTCTCCTCTCAGG CTGGCGTATACTGCTGGTCTCATGGTCAGGTGACCAGCACAGATGAGATGGGCCAGGTTAGACTGTATTCTCCTACTGTGATCAGAGAAATGCAGAAACACCTCAACTCTACCCACCCTGACCTTGGAGCTCCGCTAGAGAACAAG gaTGCTGGTTCAGATGGTCTCTCGTCACACTGGGAGACTCGTGTGCTTCAGGGTTCCATTATGGCAGCTTTACTGGTGGAACCGTCACTGATTCGGATCGATCCCATCACACTTGCTGCCCTCCAGGACATGGGCTGGTATTCAGTGAACTTCAGTCGAGCTCAGAGCTTGGTGTGGGGAGAAG gtGAAGGCCATCGGTTTGGGTCGGTCTCTACCTGCAATTCTTCTGCTTTCTTTTGTAAAGACAG TGGATTAGGTTGTCATTACCTTCACTTCCACAAGGGGAAGTGTCTTACTGATCAGTACCTGGATGGCTGCCAGATTTTCAAACCCCTGGGTAATGCT AGTGAGTGCTGGAAAGAGGAGAATCAGGGGAGTGGAATGAAAGGGAGTGGAGAGATTTATGGCTCGGACAGCCGCTGTTTTATTTCCAACCTCACCAGACTG AATAACGTGACCAGTAGTGCAGCGGTGGCAGGTCATTGTTACAGACACAGGTGCACAGGAATAAACAAATATCAAATTCGGgtgatggattctgattggttggatTGTCCAGCAGGAAAGAGCATCGAG GTGTCTGGTTATCAGGGTTTAATCTTCTGTCCAGACAACAGAATATGTAAATATTCTGATTTAGCTCCTCCTACATCAAGACAAAAGGCAGATGACCTAATAAACGCGGGCACATCCATTGAGAG TAGTGATGATGTGATGGAGAAAGACATGTCCACTCCTCATCCCAGCTTCATGCATCGCTCCTCCGTCACAGTGTCTGAGGCAGAGGTCATTGTGGCAGCAGTGCTGAGCATCATATCTGCTTTCTCTCTACTGTCTGCTGGAGTGCTCATCTACAGGAAGTGTTCATCAGCCAGGGTCAGAGTACATGCTGCCAGTGAGCCTTCATTCAGGCCACAGACGCCTCCCACCCAATGCATCAGAAGGAACTGA
- the cirop gene encoding leishmanolysin-like peptidase isoform X3, giving the protein MLRSEGTGVPETDFLLYVFTHSTEKCQAESGILAYAAHCQSDSEGHPVAGAMIICRETLSMERYTHEHFVQTVIHELFHVLGFSKDLFSQWKDCSLSSQAGVYCWSHGQVTSTDEMGQVRLYSPTVIREMQKHLNSTHPDLGAPLENKDAGSDGLSSHWETRVLQGSIMAALLVEPSLIRIDPITLAALQDMGWYSVNFSRAQSLVWGEGEGHRFGSVSTCNSSAFFCKDSGLGCHYLHFHKGKCLTDQYLDGCQIFKPLGNASECWKEENQGSGMKGSGEIYGSDSRCFISNLTRLNNVTSSAAVAGHCYRHRCTGINKYQIRVMDSDWLDCPAGKSIEVSGYQGLIFCPDNRICKYSDLAPPTSRQKADDLINAGTSIESSDDVMEKDMSTPHPSFMHRSSVTVSEAEVIVAAVLSIISAFSLLSAGVLIYRKCSSARVRVHAASEPSFRPQTPPTQCIRRN; this is encoded by the exons ATGCTGAGGTCAGAGGGGACTGGAGTTCCTGAGACTGACTTCCTGTTGTATGTGTTCACTCACAGCACAGAGAAATGCCAAGCAGAG TCTGGTATACTGGCTTATGCTGCTCACTGTCAGAGCGACTCAGAGGGGCATCCTGTGGCTGGGGCCATGATCATCTGTAGAGAGACACTCAGTATGGAAAGATACACACATGAGCATTTTGTGCAG ACAGTGATCCATGAGCTCTTCCACGTGTTGGGGTTCAGTAAAGATCTCTTCAGCCAATGGAAGGATTGTTCTCTCTCCTCTCAGG CTGGCGTATACTGCTGGTCTCATGGTCAGGTGACCAGCACAGATGAGATGGGCCAGGTTAGACTGTATTCTCCTACTGTGATCAGAGAAATGCAGAAACACCTCAACTCTACCCACCCTGACCTTGGAGCTCCGCTAGAGAACAAG gaTGCTGGTTCAGATGGTCTCTCGTCACACTGGGAGACTCGTGTGCTTCAGGGTTCCATTATGGCAGCTTTACTGGTGGAACCGTCACTGATTCGGATCGATCCCATCACACTTGCTGCCCTCCAGGACATGGGCTGGTATTCAGTGAACTTCAGTCGAGCTCAGAGCTTGGTGTGGGGAGAAG gtGAAGGCCATCGGTTTGGGTCGGTCTCTACCTGCAATTCTTCTGCTTTCTTTTGTAAAGACAG TGGATTAGGTTGTCATTACCTTCACTTCCACAAGGGGAAGTGTCTTACTGATCAGTACCTGGATGGCTGCCAGATTTTCAAACCCCTGGGTAATGCT AGTGAGTGCTGGAAAGAGGAGAATCAGGGGAGTGGAATGAAAGGGAGTGGAGAGATTTATGGCTCGGACAGCCGCTGTTTTATTTCCAACCTCACCAGACTG AATAACGTGACCAGTAGTGCAGCGGTGGCAGGTCATTGTTACAGACACAGGTGCACAGGAATAAACAAATATCAAATTCGGgtgatggattctgattggttggatTGTCCAGCAGGAAAGAGCATCGAG GTGTCTGGTTATCAGGGTTTAATCTTCTGTCCAGACAACAGAATATGTAAATATTCTGATTTAGCTCCTCCTACATCAAGACAAAAGGCAGATGACCTAATAAACGCGGGCACATCCATTGAGAG TAGTGATGATGTGATGGAGAAAGACATGTCCACTCCTCATCCCAGCTTCATGCATCGCTCCTCCGTCACAGTGTCTGAGGCAGAGGTCATTGTGGCAGCAGTGCTGAGCATCATATCTGCTTTCTCTCTACTGTCTGCTGGAGTGCTCATCTACAGGAAGTGTTCATCAGCCAGGGTCAGAGTACATGCTGCCAGTGAGCCTTCATTCAGGCCACAGACGCCTCCCACCCAATGCATCAGAAGGAACTGA
- the lrp10 gene encoding low-density lipoprotein receptor-related protein 10, producing MSVSRSLYVLCVLFLSVPYTLGLSFGAVSGRCDHLPKILKSRQGEIRNSAHHAWPSHPSNCSWLITSKVGERVIISFSQFEMRCGQEWVSVVPLTGSPAKFCGSQLPAPFEMSGGNITVTHHFFPHIYPETGFHLSYIKDSGPCFPWEFECYSERCLPASWRCNGQVECLGVGDELGSDEDGCNYVSPEPPIDDVCGGYLEAFYGSFTPPVQTGHPVKCVWTIDPQDSRPLKLELQQLELGPQDMITITDQPHGTGNIIKTINDVSNNQAVEVESYTGLLSLIYHMEPSAEGRGFNATYRIKDYCLPWEELCGGSMGGCYTAKQRCDGHWDCPETGLDEEGCWGCPAGHFLCGMGEIHLTGRTVCFSIHDRCNYQLNCADGTDERECTICQPGTFHCDSDRCVFESWRCDGQVDCKDGTDELNCTVTLPRKVITAATVGSLVCGLLLVIAMGCTCKLYSLRTREYSMFAPITRQEAELIQQQAPPSYGQLIAQGIIPPVEDFPTENPNESASLSLRGILQLLRQDNASTLRRRRRPRFVRRAVRRLRRWGLLPRPAPRTTQTTASSSQQTEAANSSTEPGQSSSGVSSVATGAASQSFPQKLALSLQTATQQQAEAPPPPPSPPPHFSIQPIEVTETQQTPPVTVPQSSPYLASLFHSLGWSISRFRPSPSPTSLPLSASPSFSSSSSEDEVLLIPLSDDTTSEDDVPMLT from the exons TTTCAGGTCGTTGTGATCATTTGCCCAAAATACTAAAATCCAGACAAGGAGAGATTCGTAACTCTGCCCACCATGCCTGGCCTTCCCATCCATCAAACTGCAGTTGGTTGATAACCTCAAAAGTTGGGGAGCGTGTCATCATCAG TTTTTCCCAGTTTGAAATGAGATGCGGGCAGGAATGGGTTTCTGTGGTTCCTCTCACTGGCTCTCCAGCCAAATTCTGTGGTTCTCAGCTTCCAGCACCATTTGAGATGTCAGGGGGAAACATTACAGTGACACACCACTTCTTCCCTCATATCTACCCAGAAACAGGGTTCCATCTTTCATATATTAAAG ACTCAGGTCCCTGTTTTCCATGGGAATTTGAATGTTACAGTGAACGTTGTCTCCCTGCATCGTGGCGGTGTAACGGACAAGTCGAATGTCTTGGTGTGGGTGATGAGCTTGGCTCTGACGAGGACGGATGTAACTATGTTAGCCCTGAACCACCCATAGATGATGTATGTGGGGGATACTTGGAAGCATTTTATGGTTCGTTTACTCCGCCTGTACAAACAGGACATCCGGTGAAGTGTGTGTGGACGATTGACCCCCAGGATTCACGACCACTCAAATTAGAGCTTCAGCAACTGGAGCTGGGTCCTCAAGACATGATCACAATCACAGACCAGCCCCACGGCACAGGCAACATCATCAAAACA ATCAACGATGTATCCAATAACCAAGCAGTGGAGGTGGAGTCATACACCGGCTTGCTTTCGCTGATTTACCATATGGAGCCTTCAGCGGAAGGGCGGGGCTTTAATGCGACCTATCGCATCAAGGATTACTGCCTTCCATGGGAAGAACTTTGTGGAGGATCAATGGGAGGCTGTTACACTGCAAAGCAGCGTTGTGATGGACACTGGGACTGTCCTGAAACAGGATTGGATGAGGAAGGATGCTGGGGCTGCCCGGCTGGGCACTTCCTGTGTGGGATGGGAGAAATTCATCTGACAGGACGAACAGTGTGTTTCTCGATTCATGATCGTTGCAACTACCAGCTTAATTGTGCGGATGGGACTGATGAAAGGGAATGTACCATCTGTCAGCCTGGGACATTTCACTGCGACAGTGACAG gtgtgtgtttgagagCTGGCGCTGTGATGGACAGGTGGACTGTAAGGATGGCACAGATGAGCTTAACTGCACTGTGACCCTGCCCCGAAAAGTCATAACCGCAGCTACCGTTGGAAGCCTAGTTTGTGGACTTCTGCTAGTCATCGCAATGGGCTGCACCTGCAAGCTGTACTCCCTACGCACTCGAGAGTACAG CATGTTCGCACCAATCACTCGGCAAGAGGCTGAACTGATCCAGCAGCAGGCCCCGCCCTCTTACGGTCAGCTGATTGCTCAGGGAATCATTCCACCAGTGGAAGACTTCCCTACTGAGAACCCCAATGAG TCTGCCTCACTCTCCCTGAGAGGCATACTACAGCTCCTCAGGCAAGACAATGCTTCCACTCTGCGGCGGAGACGCAGGCCTCGGTTTGTCCGCAGAGCTGTGCGCCGCCTACGAAGATGGGGCTTACTTCCTCGACCTGCCCCTAGGACGACACAGACCACCGCCTCTTCCTCCCAACAGACAGAAGCTGCTAATTCTAGCACTGAGCCCGGTCAGTCAAGTTCTGGAGTCTCCTCAGTGGCTACAGGAGCAGCCAGTCAGTCTTTTCCTCAAAAACTAGCTTTATCCCTACAGACAGCAACACAGCAGCAAGCAgaggctcctcctcctcctccctctccCCCACCTCATTTCTCTATCCAGCCAATCGAAGTCACTGAAACACAACAAACCCCACCCGTCACTGTGCCCCAAAGCAGTCCTTACCTGGCATCTCTCTTCCACAGTCTGGGGTGGAGCATTTCCCGTTTCAGACCCTCACCGTCCCCtacttctcttcctctctctgcatctccctctttttcctcttcttcctctgaaGATGAAGTGCTGCTGATTCCTCTGTCTGATGACACAACCTCTGAAGATGATGTGCCCATGCTAACATGA